Proteins from one Mixophyes fleayi isolate aMixFle1 chromosome 9, aMixFle1.hap1, whole genome shotgun sequence genomic window:
- the ASB6 gene encoding ankyrin repeat and SOCS box protein 6, with protein sequence MPFLHGFRRIIFEYQPLVDEILGAVGIHDPEQTEETHSTASYLASDNDKFLTLNELLERHSQSAFYKEGISYSLLKVAELGFVHAAEILLQYGADLSFEDPVTYYTPLHIAVLRNQPDMVELLVQSGADINKRDRIHESSPLDLASEEPERLPCLQRLLELGADVNAADRNGKTALLHALASSDGVQIHNTENIRLLLEGGADVKAMTKDCDTVFSSIIFLLGETVGSDKDEAKLINGFCFRVSQLLLAHGADPSECPSHESLTHTCLKSFKLHFPLLRFLLESGASYNCSQHGPSCWSGFHIVFDRLCTYLGSCEDCDSVDLLSKAEIVLDLMIAQSPKIVLPRNFEINTSSCSNHADKVTALHQSLKQLEQSPPTLNHLCRVYIRQRLRPWPVDVKVKSLPLPDRLKWYLLINPTASCEDDL encoded by the exons ATGCCTTTCCTCCACGGCTTTCGGAGGATAATATTTGAATACCAGCCTCTGGTAGATGAGATTCTGGGAGCAGTGGGAATACATGACCCAGAGCAAACAGAAGAGACACACAGCACAGCCAG CTATCTGGCCAGTGACAATGACAAGTTCCTAACTCTGAATGAACTCCTGGAGAGACATTCCCAGTCTGCGTTTTACAAGGAGGGGATAAGCTACTCTCTCTTAAAGGTGGCTGAATTGGGGTTCGTTCATGCTGCTGAAATACTCCTGCAGTATGGTGCAGATCTCAGCTTTGAGG ATCCTGTGACTTATTACACACCGCTACACATCGCAGTTCTCCGAAACCAGCCCGACATGGTGGAGCTGCTAGTGCAGAGTGGAGCTGATATAAACAAGAGAGACAGG ATTCATGAAAGTAGCCCCCTGGACTTGGCTAGTGAAGAACCAGAACGACTGCCATGTTTGCAACGACTTCTTGAGCTTGGAGCAGATGTGAACGCAGCTGATAGAAACG GTAAGACGGCGCTTTTACACGCCCTGGCCAGCAGCGACGGAGTGCAGATCCACAACACGGAAAATATCAGGTTGCTGTTGGAGGGAG GTGCGGACGTGAAGGCCATGACCAAGGACTGCGACACCGTGTTTTCAAGCATCATATTTCTGTTGGGAGAGACTGTTGGATCGGATAAAGACGAAGCAAAGCTGATTAACGGCTTCTGCTTCCGCGTCAGCCAGTTGCTGCTGGCCCACGGCGCAGACCCCAGCGAGTGCCCGTCCCACGAGTCTCTCACCCACACGTGTCTCAAGAGCTTCAAGTTGCACTTTCCCCTCCTGCGTTTCCTCCTGGAATCCGGTGCCTCCTACAACTGCTCCCAGCACGGTCCTTCCTGCTGGTCCGGCTTCCACATAGTCTTTGACAGGCTGTGCACTTACCTGGGCAGCTGCGAGGACTGCGACTCTGTGGACCTGCTGAGTAAAGCCGAAATTGTCCTGGACCTCATGATCGCCCAGTCTCCGAAAATCGTGCTGCCCAGGAACTTTGAAATAAACACGTCGAGCTGCAGTAACCATGCAGACAAAGTGACCGCCTTACACCAGTCCCTGAAACAGCTGGAGCAGTCGCCCCCTACCCTAAACCATTTGTGCAGGGTGTACATTCGCCAGAGGCTCAGGCCTTGGCCCGTTGATGTTAAAGTGAAATCCCTTCCCCTTCCGGACAGGCTGAAATGGTATCTTCTCATCAATCCCACTGCTTCCTGTGAAGATGATTTATAG